One Vicinamibacterales bacterium genomic region harbors:
- a CDS encoding sigma 54-interacting transcriptional regulator has translation MILGSCEPIKRLREDIAYAARADAKVLITGESGAGKELVARAIHDGSARASGPFMTINCAGIPETLLESELFGHVRGSFTGAFRDRPGLLESARRGTVFLDEVGEMSLRMQGLLLRFLETGEIQRVGADLTVQRADVRVVAATNRPLNQDIEEKRFRSDLYYRLNVIHLVVPSLRERRDDVPLLLKHFVDSYARRYSTVPCEFTDEALALLTAYDWPGNVRELKNAAERLVVRRHARVTPADLPQEVLAARPAADASDAVADTGRTSTRDELLARLLDGRECFWSVVYDPFMSRDLTRDDIRALVRAGLERTSGSYSALLHLFNMETEDYKRFLNFLTKHQCHMPFQNFRMASVKRPAPRPEERRTA, from the coding sequence ATGATTTTGGGCTCGTGCGAACCCATCAAGCGGCTCCGGGAAGACATCGCCTACGCCGCCAGGGCTGACGCGAAAGTGCTGATCACCGGCGAAAGCGGCGCCGGCAAGGAACTCGTCGCCCGCGCCATCCACGATGGCAGCGCCCGCGCGAGCGGTCCGTTCATGACCATCAACTGCGCCGGCATTCCCGAGACGCTCCTCGAATCCGAGCTCTTCGGGCACGTCCGCGGCAGCTTCACCGGCGCGTTCCGCGATCGTCCGGGCCTGCTCGAATCGGCCCGCCGCGGCACCGTGTTCCTGGATGAAGTGGGAGAGATGAGCCTGCGGATGCAGGGGCTCCTGCTGCGCTTCCTGGAGACCGGCGAGATCCAGCGCGTCGGCGCCGACCTCACCGTGCAGCGCGCCGACGTGCGCGTCGTCGCCGCCACCAACCGGCCGCTGAACCAGGACATCGAAGAGAAGAGATTCCGGTCCGATCTGTACTATCGGCTCAACGTCATTCATCTGGTAGTCCCCTCGCTGCGCGAGCGGCGCGACGACGTCCCGCTCCTGCTCAAGCACTTCGTCGATTCCTACGCGCGCCGCTACAGCACCGTGCCGTGCGAGTTCACCGACGAGGCGCTCGCGCTGCTGACCGCGTATGACTGGCCCGGGAACGTCCGCGAACTGAAGAACGCGGCGGAGCGGCTGGTGGTGCGCCGCCACGCGCGGGTCACGCCGGCGGACCTGCCGCAGGAAGTGCTCGCCGCCCGTCCGGCCGCCGACGCCTCCGATGCGGTCGCCGATACCGGCCGCACCAGCACCCGCGACGAACTGCTCGCCCGCCTCCTCGACGGGCGCGAGTGCTTCTGGTCGGTGGTCTACGATCCGTTCATGTCGCGCGACCTCACGCGCGACGACATCCGCGCCCTGGTGCGCGCCGGGCTCGAACGGACCAGCGGCAGCTACTCGGCGCTGCTGCACCTGTTCAACATGGAGACGGAAGACTACAAGCGCTTCCTGAACTTCCTGACCAAGCACCAATGCCACATGCCGTTCCAGAACTTCCGGATGGCCAGTGTCAAGCGTCCCGCGCCGCGTCCCGAGGAGCGCCGCACCGCGTAA
- a CDS encoding WecB/TagA/CpsF family glycosyltransferase, with protein MLDAPVRELFGIRVAAVTMPDVVRVVDGAIAGRRPLQIGVVNAAKIVNMKRDPRLCEDVLASDIVLADGMAVVWASRLLGRSLPERVAGIDLMYALIDRAAERGYRVFCLGATPDVLAGAVESFRRRRPAVIIAGSHHGYFSAEEEPAVARAIEASRADIVFIAMTSPRKEQFLARWSRQLGVPVWHGVGGSFDVAAGLVQRAPVAWQRLGLEWLYRAKQEPRRLARRYLVTNLLFIGIAAREMLRTRRGQLRTAR; from the coding sequence GTGCTTGACGCACCGGTTCGCGAACTGTTCGGCATCCGCGTCGCCGCGGTGACGATGCCCGACGTCGTCCGCGTGGTGGACGGCGCGATTGCCGGCCGCCGGCCGCTGCAGATCGGCGTGGTGAACGCCGCCAAGATCGTCAACATGAAGCGCGATCCGCGGCTGTGCGAAGACGTGCTCGCCTCAGACATCGTGCTCGCCGACGGCATGGCGGTCGTGTGGGCGAGCCGCCTGCTCGGCCGGTCGCTGCCGGAGCGCGTCGCCGGCATCGACTTGATGTACGCCTTGATCGATCGCGCGGCCGAGCGCGGCTACCGGGTGTTCTGTCTCGGCGCGACGCCCGACGTTCTCGCCGGCGCGGTCGAATCGTTCCGGCGCCGCCGTCCGGCGGTGATCATCGCGGGTTCGCATCACGGCTACTTCTCCGCCGAAGAAGAACCGGCGGTGGCGCGGGCGATCGAGGCCTCGCGCGCCGACATCGTGTTCATCGCCATGACCTCGCCGCGCAAGGAACAGTTCCTGGCGCGGTGGAGCCGGCAGCTCGGGGTCCCGGTGTGGCACGGCGTGGGCGGATCGTTCGACGTCGCGGCGGGCCTGGTGCAGCGCGCGCCGGTCGCCTGGCAGCGGCTCGGCCTCGAATGGCTCTACCGCGCGAAGCAGGAGCCGCGGCGGCTCGCGCGCCGGTATCTGGTCACCAACCTGTTGTTCATCGGCATCGCCGCCCGCGAGATGCTGCGGACGCGGCGCGGCCAGCTCCGCACCGCGCGCTGA
- a CDS encoding SgcJ/EcaC family oxidoreductase: protein MRAAAARLSDEDAIKHTWSRFSNAWQRGDVREVTAVFDPDGDHRMLAGGGRVVQGRHELERAFGRAFAHRSGRSSRTLECVLTSVRFLQSDLAIVDGTLTFGPRERADGQPLPAGEEPFTAVMRRQDEGWSIAACRAGSLQPQ from the coding sequence ATGCGAGCAGCAGCGGCGCGACTCAGCGACGAGGACGCGATTAAACATACGTGGTCCCGTTTTTCGAACGCGTGGCAGCGCGGCGACGTCCGCGAAGTGACCGCGGTGTTCGATCCGGACGGCGATCACCGGATGCTCGCCGGCGGCGGGCGCGTCGTCCAGGGGCGGCACGAGCTGGAGCGCGCGTTCGGGCGCGCGTTCGCCCACCGCTCCGGGAGATCCTCGCGCACGCTCGAGTGCGTGTTGACGTCGGTCCGGTTCCTTCAGTCGGATCTCGCGATCGTGGACGGCACCCTGACGTTCGGGCCGCGCGAGCGGGCCGACGGACAGCCGCTGCCGGCCGGTGAAGAGCCGTTCACCGCGGTGATGCGGCGTCAAGACGAAGGCTGGTCGATCGCCGCGTGCCGCGCCGGTTCGCTCCAGCCACAGTAG
- a CDS encoding sugar transferase translates to MAIYPALLDRRPVYLDDGSGRTSLLLAPVTTGSLICELHARFEQVCRESISVVATFAPTEAYTAAVRAACSQVRDVLTVHDFVARFSSYDLKDWLVIIDPACFPLGAIDWTAIDVELGKPQTGAVHIVALDENPGGTTERVQLDPAGRVRRIQRYYDAHTWAFTRGIACSIVPAAALLAADCSDFSDLRELRQELMLRGVPSRDVPLVSGALNLENPRALLHLSERCMQSAGPANHEAVVAPSANVDPGAHLIGAVYVQDDVLVSAGARVIGPTVIGRGARLGARSVVAQCLVAPGARVAAGSTHRHSVLAGTTSIGADFDGGDQAINVDHMPVDPGVAGGKTALYPRIKAAVEPILAALAVILLSPVLLLIALVIKLESRGPVFYGDLRETVGGRTFRCWKFRTMCVGAHAKQREMLTTNQVDGPQFKIDRDPRITRVGRWLRKTSLDELPQLFNIIVGEMSLIGPRPSPFRENQICIPWREARLSVRPGITGMWQVCRSERAIGDFHQWIHYDLLYVRNMSLIVDLRLIAATCATLATGRRIAPTWILPPGALNQGAEDQPAAKTAYDSARA, encoded by the coding sequence GTGGCCATCTACCCGGCTCTGCTCGATCGGCGACCCGTCTATCTCGACGACGGATCCGGCCGGACGTCGCTGCTCCTCGCGCCCGTCACGACGGGCAGCCTGATCTGCGAGCTGCACGCGCGGTTCGAGCAGGTGTGCCGCGAATCGATCTCCGTCGTCGCCACCTTCGCGCCGACCGAGGCGTACACCGCGGCGGTTCGCGCCGCGTGCTCGCAGGTCCGCGACGTGCTGACGGTCCACGACTTCGTCGCCCGCTTCAGCAGCTACGATCTCAAGGACTGGCTCGTCATCATCGATCCGGCCTGCTTCCCGCTCGGCGCCATTGACTGGACCGCGATCGACGTCGAGCTCGGCAAGCCGCAGACCGGCGCCGTGCACATCGTGGCGCTCGACGAGAACCCGGGAGGAACCACCGAGCGGGTGCAGCTCGATCCCGCGGGGCGGGTGCGGCGCATCCAGCGGTACTACGACGCCCACACCTGGGCCTTCACCCGCGGAATCGCCTGTTCCATCGTTCCCGCGGCGGCGCTGCTCGCCGCGGACTGCTCCGATTTCAGCGACCTGCGGGAGCTGCGCCAGGAGCTGATGCTGCGCGGCGTCCCGAGCCGCGACGTGCCGCTCGTGTCGGGCGCGCTGAACCTCGAGAACCCGCGGGCGCTGCTGCACCTGTCGGAACGCTGCATGCAGAGTGCAGGGCCGGCGAACCACGAAGCGGTCGTCGCGCCGAGCGCGAACGTGGATCCGGGGGCGCACCTGATCGGCGCGGTGTACGTGCAGGACGACGTGCTCGTCTCGGCGGGAGCGCGCGTGATCGGCCCGACGGTGATCGGCCGCGGCGCGCGCCTCGGCGCGCGATCGGTCGTGGCCCAGTGCCTCGTCGCGCCAGGGGCGCGGGTCGCCGCCGGGAGCACCCACCGCCATTCGGTACTCGCGGGGACGACCAGCATCGGCGCCGACTTCGACGGCGGCGACCAGGCGATCAACGTCGATCACATGCCGGTCGATCCCGGCGTCGCGGGAGGAAAGACCGCGCTCTATCCGCGGATCAAAGCGGCGGTCGAGCCGATCCTCGCCGCGCTCGCAGTGATTCTGCTCTCGCCCGTCCTGCTGCTGATCGCGCTCGTCATCAAGCTCGAATCGCGGGGCCCCGTCTTCTACGGCGACCTGCGCGAGACGGTCGGCGGCCGCACGTTCCGCTGCTGGAAGTTCCGGACGATGTGCGTCGGCGCGCATGCCAAGCAGCGTGAGATGCTGACGACCAACCAGGTCGACGGGCCGCAGTTCAAGATCGACCGCGATCCGCGCATCACCCGCGTCGGCCGATGGCTGCGCAAGACGAGTCTCGACGAGCTGCCGCAGCTGTTCAACATCATCGTCGGCGAGATGAGCCTGATCGGGCCGCGTCCCTCGCCCTTCCGCGAGAACCAGATCTGCATCCCGTGGCGCGAGGCGCGCCTGTCGGTGCGTCCCGGCATCACCGGGATGTGGCAGGTGTGCCGGTCGGAGCGCGCCATCGGCGACTTCCATCAATGGATTCACTACGACCTTCTCTACGTCCGCAACATGTCGCTCATCGTCGACCTTCGTCTGATCGCCGCGACCTGCGCCACGCTCGCCACCGGGCGCCGCATCGCCCCCACCTGGATCCTGCCGCCGGGCGCGCTGAACCAGGGCGCGGAAGACCAGCCGGCTGCCAAGACCGCCTATGACTCCGCTCGCGCTTGA
- a CDS encoding NDP-sugar synthase, producing the protein MRECVTDAPDRVSAPDIFAFEAVVLAGTTAWRKTAFDQLLPRPVLPVGQWPLMAHPLRWLRAAGASRVTICANGLGAQLREHLEPLRHLLPALTFHEDQSPRGAAGSARDAALATDADLFVVADATTIPDVSLLRVLAEHQESRAALTIVVQPSSGAGSGRGSSLVPTGLYVFSRRAFEYVPAAGYQDIKESLIPRLYAAGELVVTSEAESQCPQVLDAQTYLAVSHRTIARTAAPAGIIGDALFEAAPTIDPSARISPTALLVGPVLVGPGVEIHDEAVVVGPASIGADSIVERGALVSRSVVWNGCTIGADAQVDRSVLSTGVTIEPSARLVGAIRVAARPAAPKTVRQKVAVPALEPAVDATGLAFR; encoded by the coding sequence ATGCGTGAGTGTGTCACCGACGCCCCCGACCGGGTGTCGGCGCCCGATATCTTCGCCTTCGAAGCCGTGGTGCTCGCCGGCACCACCGCCTGGCGCAAGACCGCGTTCGATCAACTGCTGCCGCGCCCCGTGCTCCCGGTCGGCCAGTGGCCGCTCATGGCGCATCCGCTCCGCTGGCTCCGCGCCGCCGGCGCGTCGCGCGTGACGATCTGCGCCAACGGTCTCGGCGCGCAGCTTCGCGAGCATCTCGAACCGCTCCGCCATCTGCTCCCCGCGCTCACGTTCCACGAGGATCAATCGCCGCGCGGCGCCGCCGGCAGCGCGCGCGACGCCGCGCTCGCCACCGATGCGGATCTCTTCGTCGTCGCCGACGCCACGACGATCCCCGATGTCAGCCTGCTGCGCGTGCTCGCCGAGCACCAGGAATCGCGCGCCGCATTGACGATCGTCGTGCAGCCCTCGAGCGGCGCGGGCTCCGGCCGCGGCAGCAGCCTGGTGCCGACGGGGCTCTACGTCTTCAGCCGCCGCGCGTTCGAATACGTGCCCGCCGCCGGCTATCAGGACATCAAGGAATCGCTGATCCCGCGCCTCTACGCCGCGGGGGAACTCGTCGTCACCAGCGAGGCCGAGAGCCAGTGCCCGCAGGTGCTCGACGCGCAGACCTATCTCGCGGTGAGCCATCGCACGATCGCGCGCACCGCCGCGCCCGCCGGCATCATCGGCGACGCGCTGTTCGAAGCCGCGCCCACCATCGATCCGAGCGCGCGCATCAGCCCCACGGCGCTGCTCGTCGGGCCGGTGCTCGTCGGCCCCGGCGTCGAGATTCACGACGAAGCCGTCGTCGTCGGGCCGGCGTCGATCGGCGCGGATTCGATCGTCGAGCGCGGCGCGCTCGTGTCGCGCTCGGTGGTGTGGAATGGATGCACGATCGGCGCGGACGCGCAGGTCGATCGCTCGGTGCTCTCCACCGGCGTCACCATCGAACCGTCCGCGCGCCTGGTCGGCGCGATTCGAGTGGCGGCGCGTCCGGCGGCGCCGAAGACGGTTCGTCAGAAAGTCGCCGTGCCCGCGCTGGAGCCGGCGGTCGACGCGACCGGCCTCGCCTTCCGCTGA
- a CDS encoding alginate lyase family protein: MQTLTWYAKRLRRMSPREMAWRARGMVRDGVDRPRIAFGLVPASLYDTDRARSVLAGAVPLCGQPAGCWRDAAPGSTEAQWRDRLLRRARAYAEHRFSFFNLENRHLGDPIDWNRDHETGAIAPGRFAPSIDYRDLRVTGDAKVVWEPGRHQQLVVLGRAYRASGDAAFARELVAQIESWLDQCPFGRGMHWRSPLELAIRVINWVWAIDLIRGAGVLEGAAAARVLNALHLHVWEIARKYSRGSSANNHRIGEAAGVFIAASCLPGLAGAARWRGESRAILEDEIVAQTYADGASREQAFGYHVFVLQFLALAAVVAERSGAPFSAVFHDRLRRMFDFAAAMCEGGPPSWFGDYDDGYVADFGGNSRDPREWLALGERLLERSDREWIDAEYGETAWWMVGDGVAGRGAAGRGAAALASKAFADSGRYLLQHGGRGDAAALSVTFDCGEFGFGAIAAHGHADALAFTLRAFGIDVLVDPGTYDYFSFPEWREYFRSTRAHNTIEIDGREQSVPAGPFMWGARANAWCTAWEPRAGGGRVQGAHDGYERLEDPVRHTRTLDLDGPSRALMIADRLEMRQPHQIAMYFHFSEHCEVRAADGVIEAVTGRGSVRLEPDARLAISLMRGSTAPISGWVSDGYHRKAPATTVRLTGTLPATTLSTRITVGPAIGRH, from the coding sequence GTGCAGACGCTGACCTGGTACGCCAAACGGCTGCGGCGTATGTCGCCGCGCGAGATGGCGTGGCGCGCGCGCGGCATGGTGCGCGACGGCGTCGATCGCCCGCGGATCGCCTTCGGGCTGGTCCCGGCGTCGCTCTACGACACCGACCGCGCACGGTCGGTGCTCGCCGGCGCCGTTCCACTGTGCGGTCAGCCCGCAGGCTGCTGGCGCGACGCCGCTCCGGGCTCCACGGAAGCGCAGTGGCGCGACCGTCTGCTGCGCCGCGCGCGCGCCTACGCCGAGCACCGCTTCTCCTTTTTCAATCTCGAGAACCGCCACCTCGGCGATCCGATCGACTGGAACCGCGATCACGAGACCGGCGCGATCGCGCCGGGGCGATTCGCGCCGTCGATCGACTATCGCGATCTGCGCGTCACGGGAGATGCGAAGGTCGTGTGGGAGCCCGGACGGCACCAGCAGCTGGTCGTACTCGGGCGCGCCTACCGGGCGAGCGGCGACGCGGCGTTCGCGCGCGAACTGGTCGCGCAGATCGAGTCCTGGCTCGATCAGTGCCCGTTCGGGCGGGGGATGCACTGGCGGAGCCCGCTCGAGCTCGCGATCCGCGTGATCAACTGGGTGTGGGCGATCGACTTGATCCGCGGCGCAGGGGTCCTCGAGGGAGCGGCGGCGGCGCGCGTCCTCAACGCGCTGCACCTCCACGTCTGGGAGATCGCGCGCAAGTACTCGCGGGGGTCGTCCGCGAACAATCATCGCATCGGCGAGGCCGCGGGCGTGTTCATCGCCGCCTCCTGCCTGCCCGGCCTCGCCGGGGCGGCGCGGTGGCGCGGCGAGAGCCGGGCGATCCTCGAGGACGAGATCGTGGCGCAGACCTACGCGGACGGCGCGTCGCGCGAACAGGCGTTCGGCTATCACGTCTTCGTGCTGCAGTTCCTCGCACTCGCCGCGGTCGTGGCCGAGCGAAGCGGGGCCCCGTTCTCCGCGGTGTTTCACGACCGGCTGCGTCGGATGTTCGACTTCGCGGCGGCGATGTGCGAGGGAGGGCCGCCCTCCTGGTTCGGCGATTACGACGACGGGTACGTGGCCGACTTCGGGGGGAACAGCCGCGATCCGCGCGAGTGGCTGGCGCTCGGCGAGCGCCTGCTCGAACGCAGCGACCGCGAGTGGATCGACGCCGAGTACGGCGAGACCGCGTGGTGGATGGTCGGCGACGGCGTCGCGGGTCGCGGCGCGGCCGGACGCGGCGCGGCGGCGCTCGCGTCGAAGGCGTTCGCCGACAGCGGCCGGTACCTGCTGCAGCACGGCGGGCGCGGCGACGCCGCCGCCCTGAGCGTGACGTTCGACTGCGGCGAGTTCGGCTTCGGCGCGATTGCGGCGCACGGCCACGCCGACGCGCTCGCCTTCACGCTGCGCGCGTTCGGCATCGACGTGCTGGTCGATCCCGGCACCTACGACTATTTCAGCTTCCCCGAGTGGCGCGAGTACTTCCGCAGCACGCGCGCGCACAACACGATCGAGATCGACGGCCGCGAACAGTCGGTGCCGGCGGGCCCGTTCATGTGGGGGGCGCGGGCGAATGCGTGGTGCACGGCGTGGGAGCCGCGCGCCGGCGGCGGACGCGTCCAGGGGGCGCACGACGGGTACGAGCGGCTCGAGGATCCCGTGCGGCACACGCGCACGCTGGATCTCGACGGTCCGTCGCGCGCGCTGATGATCGCGGATCGCCTGGAGATGCGGCAGCCGCATCAGATCGCGATGTACTTCCACTTCTCGGAGCACTGCGAGGTGCGGGCGGCGGACGGCGTCATCGAGGCGGTCACGGGCCGCGGATCGGTCCGGCTCGAACCCGACGCGAGACTTGCCATCAGCCTGATGCGCGGCAGCACCGCGCCGATCAGCGGCTGGGTGAGCGACGGCTACCACCGGAAGGCGCCGGCGACCACCGTGCGCCTCACCGGGACGCTGCCCGCGACGACGCTGTCGACGCGGATCACGGTCGGGCCCGCAATCGGTAGACATTAG